The Impatiens glandulifera chromosome 8, dImpGla2.1, whole genome shotgun sequence genome includes a window with the following:
- the LOC124912864 gene encoding probable inorganic phosphate transporter 1-3 encodes MAKAEHEQKLQVLDALDKAKTQLYHFTAIVIAGMGFFTDAYDLFSISLVTKLMGRIYYYVPGSPKPGTLPPAVSSSVTGVALVGTLVGQLFFGWLGDKLGRKKVYGITLILMVVCSLASGLSFGSSPKGVMTTLCFFRFWLGFGIGGDYPLSATIMSEYANKKTRGAFIAAVFAMQGFGILFSGIVSLIVSASFDRAFPSPTYAVSPLASTRPESDYIWRIILMFGALPAGITFYWRIKMPETARYTALVAHNAKQAAEDMKRVLNTEIVAEEEKVQQIMNDSSNNFGLFTKQFLRRHGLHLLGTTSTWFLLDIAFYSQNLFQKDIFSAIGWIPKAATMNAIQEVYRIARAQTLIALCSTVPGYWFTVALIDVIGRFTIQLIGFFFMTVFMFALAFPYNHWTLPENRIGFVVMYSLTFFFANFGPNATTFVVPAEIFPARLRSTCHGISAAAGKAGAIVGVYGFLYAAQSKDKTKTDAGYQPGIGVKNSLIILGVINALGFVLTLLCVPEPNGKSLEEMSRENEVEITSNTKVTVTV; translated from the coding sequence ATGGCGAAAGCAGAGCATGAACAGAAGCTTCAAGTGCTTGATGCACTTGACAAGGCAAAAACTCAGCTCTACCATTTCACGGCCATCGTGATTGCTGGAATGGGCTTCTTCACAGATGCCTACGATCTCTTCAGCATCTCCTTGGTCACTAAGCTTATGGGTCGGATCTATTATTACGTACCGGGTTCCCCCAAGCCCGGGACTCTCCCACCCGCAGTCTCATCCTCCGTCACCGGTGTGGCCCTCGTCGGAACCCTAGTTGGCCAGCTCTTCTTCGGTTGGCTCGGAGACAAGTTGGGTCGTAAGAAGGTGTACGGTATCACGCTTATTCTCATGGTTGTCTGTTCCCTGGCCTCGGGGCTTTCATTCGGGAGCTCCCCCAAGGGAGTGATGACCACCCTCTGTTTCTTCAGGTTCTGGCTAGGCTTTGGCATCGGCGGGGACTATCCTCTCTCCGCCACCATCATGTCCGAGTACGCCAACAAGAAGACTCGCGGGGCGTTCATAGCCGCCGTGTTTGCCATGCAAGGGTTCGGGATCTTGTTCAGCGGGATTGTTTCTCTCATTGTCTCTGCTTCCTTCGATCGTGCCTTTCCATCCCCGACTTATGCAGTCAGCCCACTCGCCTCAACAAGGCCCGAGTCGGACTACATCTGGAGGATAATACTAATGTTCGGCGCACTCCCCGCCGGGATAACATTCTACTGGAGGATCAAGATGCCCGAAACTGCGCGTTACACGGCCCTGGTGGCTCATAATGCTAAACAGGCGGCTGAGGACATGAAGAGGGTGTTGAACACCGAGATTGTAGCCGAGGAGGAGAAGGTTCAACAGATCATGAACGATTCGTCCAATAACTTTGGACTCTTCACCAAGCAATTCCTTCGCCGTCACGGCCTCCACCTTCTAGGAACCACCTCCACTTGGTTCCTGCTCGACATTGCCTTCTACAGCCAGAACCTCTTCCAAAAGGACATCTTCAGCGCCATCGGTTGGATTCCCAAGGCGGCCACCATGAATGCCATCCAAGAGGTGTATCGTATCGCCAGGGCCCAGACCCTAATCGCGCTTTGTAGCACGGTCCCGGGCTATTGGTTCACCGTAGCTTTGATAGATGTGATCGGGAGGTTCACCATTCAGTTGATTGGTTTCTTCTTCATGACCGTCTTCATGTTTGCTCTCGCGTTCCCATATAACCATTGGACGTTGCCAGAAAATAGAATTGGTTTTGTGGTGATGTATTCGTTGACCTTCTTTTTCGCCAATTTCGGGCCCAACGCGACCACCTTCGTGGTCCCCGCCGAGATCTTCCCGGCCCGATTGAGATCCACTTGTCACGGTATATCGGCGGCAGCAGGGAAGGCCGGAGCTATCGTGGGGGTTTACGGATTCTTGTACGCGGCGCAGTCAAAGGACAAGACCAAGACCGACGCAGGGTACCAACCGGGCATCGGCGTGAAGAATTCTCTCATCATTTTAGGTGTAATAAACGCTCTTGGATTCGTTCTCACTCTCTTGTGCGTGCCTGAACCCAACGGTAAGTCTCTGGAGGAAATGTCCCGTGAAAACGAAGTTGAAATTACAAGCAACACAAAAGTAACTGTGACTGTTTGA